In one Shinella zoogloeoides genomic region, the following are encoded:
- a CDS encoding ActR/PrrA/RegA family redox response regulator transcription factor, with amino-acid sequence MAENNEVHAAADDIGPDPTLLLVDDDAPFLRRLARAMETRGFAVDTAESVAEGIAKAKTNPPKYAVVDLRLGDGSGLDVIAAIRQRRDDTRIIMLTGYGNIATAVNAVKLGAVDYLAKPADADDIFAALTQRPGEKAELPENPMSADRVRWEHIQRVYEMCDRNVSETARRLNMHRRTLQRILAKRAPK; translated from the coding sequence ATGGCTGAAAACAACGAAGTTCACGCGGCAGCGGATGATATCGGGCCGGATCCCACGCTTCTTCTCGTCGATGACGACGCCCCGTTCCTGCGTCGTCTCGCGCGCGCCATGGAGACGCGCGGCTTTGCCGTCGATACCGCCGAATCGGTGGCCGAGGGCATTGCGAAGGCCAAGACCAACCCGCCGAAATATGCGGTGGTGGACCTTCGCCTCGGCGACGGCAGCGGCCTCGACGTGATCGCCGCCATCCGCCAGCGCCGCGACGACACCCGCATCATCATGCTGACCGGCTATGGCAATATCGCGACGGCCGTCAACGCCGTGAAGCTCGGCGCGGTCGATTACCTCGCCAAGCCCGCCGATGCCGACGACATCTTCGCCGCATTGACGCAGCGCCCGGGCGAGAAGGCGGAACTGCCGGAAAACCCGATGTCGGCGGACCGCGTGCGCTGGGAGCACATCCAGCGCGTCTACGAGATGTGCGACCGCAACGTCTCCGAGACAGCGCGCCGCCTCAACATGCACCGCCGCACGCTCCAGCGCATCCTGGCCAAGCGCGCGCCGAAGTAG
- a CDS encoding MmcB family DNA repair protein has product MTIVSLHNDNPLLDGRQSDRAMMVRRGVQRMLMDMRHAVLPELTLASGRRADLISLSDKGEIWIVEIKTSIEDFRVDRKWPDYRRHCDRLFFATHKEVPLDIFPEDCGLILSDGYGAHMLREAPEHKLPAPTRKSVTFAFARVAAGRLLLAEFAMDARRDGPDISAIVSGRRDEPA; this is encoded by the coding sequence ATGACGATCGTTTCCCTGCACAACGACAATCCGCTGCTCGACGGCCGCCAGTCGGACCGTGCCATGATGGTGCGCCGTGGCGTGCAGCGCATGCTGATGGACATGCGCCACGCCGTGCTGCCGGAACTGACGCTGGCGAGCGGCCGGCGCGCCGACCTGATCAGCCTGTCCGACAAGGGTGAGATCTGGATCGTCGAGATCAAGACGTCGATCGAGGATTTCCGCGTCGACCGCAAATGGCCGGATTACCGCCGGCACTGCGACCGGCTGTTCTTCGCCACCCACAAGGAGGTGCCGCTCGACATCTTCCCGGAGGACTGCGGCCTCATCCTTTCCGACGGCTACGGCGCGCACATGCTGCGCGAGGCGCCGGAACACAAATTGCCGGCGCCGACGCGAAAGTCCGTGACCTTCGCCTTCGCCCGCGTCGCCGCAGGCCGCCTGCTGCTTGCGGAATTCGCCATGGATGCACGGCGCGACGGGCCCGACATCTCCGCCATCGTCTCGGGGCGCCGCGACGAGCCGGCGTGA
- a CDS encoding LysR family transcriptional regulator: MKAHYLKLNQLRFIDALKRRGKLSLAAEEMNISQPAASRTLADIEALVGQQVCTRNARGFVFNEFGNVLAARASRVVAEVENIGRDMREVADGLRGRVRIGAVTAAAVAYALPASMALRAQAPHAQLQIDVEPSLTLMQRMRAGEYDFVLARMSAADDPAAYDVRPIGEEVLSFAVREQHPLAGRAQLGFRDLSPYDWVIQPAGSPIWSTVADAFRADRADFPERITYSASVLLTLTTVSRSDAIAPFAREVANLLMAEDLSAHIVTLDMARRVSVPAYNIILHRDALLSPLAQRFLSLIEVEIGQAKGSGGAA; the protein is encoded by the coding sequence ATGAAAGCGCACTATCTCAAGCTCAACCAGCTTCGGTTCATCGATGCGCTGAAGCGCCGGGGAAAGCTGAGCCTTGCCGCCGAGGAGATGAACATCTCACAGCCGGCCGCCTCGCGCACGCTTGCCGATATCGAGGCGCTTGTCGGCCAGCAGGTCTGCACTCGCAATGCGCGCGGCTTTGTCTTCAACGAATTCGGCAACGTGCTGGCGGCGCGCGCGAGCCGTGTCGTCGCGGAGGTGGAGAATATCGGCCGCGACATGCGGGAGGTCGCGGACGGCCTGCGCGGCCGGGTGAGGATCGGTGCGGTGACGGCGGCGGCCGTCGCCTATGCGCTGCCGGCGTCGATGGCGCTGCGCGCGCAGGCTCCGCATGCGCAGCTTCAGATCGACGTCGAGCCGAGCCTGACGCTGATGCAGCGCATGCGCGCGGGCGAATACGATTTCGTGCTGGCGCGGATGAGCGCGGCTGACGATCCCGCGGCCTACGACGTGCGGCCGATCGGCGAGGAGGTGCTGAGCTTTGCGGTGCGCGAGCAGCATCCGCTTGCCGGGCGCGCGCAGCTCGGTTTCCGCGATCTTTCGCCCTATGACTGGGTGATCCAGCCGGCGGGATCGCCGATCTGGTCGACGGTGGCGGACGCCTTCCGGGCGGACCGGGCGGATTTCCCGGAACGGATCACCTATTCCGCCTCGGTGCTTCTGACGCTGACGACGGTTTCGCGCAGCGACGCCATCGCCCCCTTCGCGCGCGAGGTCGCCAACCTGCTGATGGCGGAGGATCTCAGCGCGCACATCGTGACGCTGGACATGGCGCGCCGGGTCAGCGTTCCCGCGTACAACATCATCCTCCACCGGGATGCACTGCTTTCGCCTTTGGCGCAACGTTTTCTGTCGCTGATCGAGGTTGAGATCGGGCAGGCCAAGGGGTCTGGAGGCGCCGCGTGA
- a CDS encoding ActS/PrrB/RegB family redox-sensitive histidine kinase, whose protein sequence is MTGYQDIDFEGSGRRLRLETLIRLRWLAVAGQTISVIVVALWLDFPLPLLPASVLIALLAAVNFFLAVRFPPAHRLTPTSAFLLLAFDLCQLTALLFITGGLANPFAPLVCVPVIISSSLQPVRFSLTLGGLAVAGITALAFTPFPLPWFPGTLLVVPPILTAGFWFAIVSTTAFAAFYSYRVSQEAAELSDALAATELILQREKHLSQLDGLAAAAAHELGTPLATISVVAREMERELGTDERFKEDVQLLRSQSERCRDILRRLTTLSTEDEAHMRVLPLSSLMEEVLAPHREFGITLNLVENGDRASEPVGNRNPGILYGLGNLLENAVDHAREEVTVTVGHTPERVTIVIEDDGDGYAADILQRIGDPYVTKRQKDERAGGLGLGLFIAKTLLERSGARLTFGNRTGDRPGARVSVDWPRARMEAKGAK, encoded by the coding sequence ATGACAGGCTACCAGGATATCGACTTCGAGGGCTCCGGCCGGCGCCTTCGCCTCGAAACGCTCATCCGCCTGCGCTGGCTGGCGGTGGCGGGCCAGACGATCAGCGTCATCGTCGTCGCGCTGTGGCTGGATTTCCCGCTGCCGCTGCTGCCGGCCTCGGTGCTGATCGCGCTGCTGGCGGCGGTGAACTTCTTCCTTGCCGTGCGCTTTCCCCCGGCGCACCGGCTGACGCCGACCTCCGCCTTCCTGCTGCTCGCCTTCGACCTCTGCCAGCTGACGGCGCTGCTCTTCATCACCGGCGGCCTTGCCAATCCCTTCGCGCCGCTCGTCTGCGTGCCCGTCATCATCTCGTCCTCGCTGCAGCCGGTCCGCTTCAGCCTGACGCTCGGGGGGCTCGCCGTTGCGGGCATCACGGCGCTCGCCTTCACGCCCTTCCCGCTACCCTGGTTCCCCGGCACGCTGCTCGTCGTGCCGCCGATCCTGACGGCCGGCTTCTGGTTCGCCATCGTCTCGACCACGGCCTTTGCCGCCTTCTATTCCTATCGCGTGTCGCAGGAGGCGGCCGAGCTTTCCGATGCGCTCGCGGCGACCGAACTCATCCTCCAGCGGGAAAAGCACCTTTCGCAGCTCGACGGCCTTGCCGCGGCGGCCGCGCACGAACTCGGCACGCCGCTCGCCACCATCAGCGTCGTCGCGCGTGAGATGGAGCGCGAGCTCGGCACCGACGAGCGCTTCAAGGAAGACGTGCAACTGCTGCGCAGCCAGAGCGAGCGCTGCCGCGACATCCTGCGCCGGCTCACCACCCTTTCCACCGAGGACGAGGCGCATATGCGCGTGCTGCCGCTGTCTTCCCTCATGGAGGAGGTGCTGGCGCCGCACCGCGAATTCGGCATCACGCTCAACCTGGTGGAGAACGGCGACCGGGCGAGCGAACCGGTCGGCAACCGCAATCCCGGCATCCTCTATGGCCTCGGCAATCTGCTGGAGAACGCTGTCGACCATGCCCGCGAGGAGGTGACCGTCACGGTCGGCCACACACCGGAACGCGTGACGATCGTCATCGAGGACGACGGCGACGGCTATGCGGCGGATATCCTCCAGCGCATCGGCGACCCCTACGTCACCAAGCGCCAGAAGGACGAGCGGGCCGGCGGGCTCGGCCTCGGCCTCTTCATCGCCAAGACGCTGCTGGAGCGCTCGGGCGCCCGGTTGACCTTCGGCAACCGCACCGGCGACCGGCCGGGGGCGCGGGTCTCGGTCGATTGGCCGCGGGCGCGCATGGAGGCCAAGGGCGCAAAATGA
- the hrpB gene encoding ATP-dependent helicase HrpB, translating to MTSIIEKLPRLPVTDALPDLGAALSAGTRAVLSAPPGAGKTTLVPLFLLGEAWRGDGRIILLEPRRLAARAAAGRMAALLGERVGETVGYRMRLDNRVSAKTRIEVVTEGVFARMILDDPELAGISAVLFDEFHERSLDADFGLALALDAQAALRDDLRILVMSATLDVERISALLDDPPAIISAGRSFPVDIRHQDRPAGERIEDGMVRAIMEAHRGESGSILAFLPGQAEITRTAERLDGRFGPETTVVPLFGNLGQKEQDAAIRPAPAGTRKIVLATSIAETSITIDGVRIVIDSGLQRLPVFEAATGITRLETVRVSRASADQRAGRAGRTEPGIAIRLWHAGQTAALPAFTPPQILSSDLSSFLLDLAHWGVTDPADLRLVDQPPAAAVEEARNLLRLLGALDGSGALTPAGKHIRELALPPRLAAMILHAADDGEQAAAARLAVLLTEQGLGGPSVDIEERLRRFAGERGERAEAARRLAQRMAEGFGRAKADAASTPGTLLLHAFPDRVALQRGGRGRFVMANGRGGELPETERLAGAEMIVVADLTGQAGRQRILAAAQIDRAAVEAELADKIVREDQCVFDKASRQVRARRVVRLGAMILEETPLPRPAGAKAAQALADGVRQLGLQVLPFLREAAQLRDRLGFLHRSIGEPWPDTSEAALLARLDDWFVPFQEATRGLDDIKPASLQEGLMALVPYEAQRDLARLAPTHFEAPTGQRHPIRYDGDEPVLEIRVQELFGLKQHPAIAGGRLPLLLELQSPAHRLIQTTRDLPGFWAGSWRDVRADMRGRYPKHPWPEDPAAATPTTRVKPRGT from the coding sequence ATGACATCCATTATAGAGAAATTGCCGCGCCTGCCTGTCACCGATGCCCTGCCCGACCTTGGCGCGGCGTTATCGGCGGGCACGCGCGCGGTGCTGTCCGCGCCGCCCGGCGCCGGCAAGACGACGCTGGTGCCGCTCTTCCTGCTCGGCGAGGCCTGGCGCGGCGACGGCCGGATCATCCTGCTCGAGCCGCGCCGGCTTGCCGCGCGCGCGGCGGCCGGGCGCATGGCGGCGCTGCTCGGCGAGCGGGTGGGCGAGACGGTCGGCTACCGCATGCGGCTCGACAACCGCGTTTCGGCGAAGACCCGCATCGAGGTGGTGACGGAGGGCGTCTTCGCCCGCATGATCCTCGACGATCCCGAGCTGGCCGGCATTTCCGCCGTGCTGTTCGACGAATTCCACGAGCGCTCGCTCGATGCCGACTTCGGCCTCGCCTTGGCGCTCGACGCGCAGGCGGCCTTGCGCGACGACCTGCGTATCCTCGTCATGTCGGCGACGCTCGACGTGGAGCGGATTTCGGCCCTGCTCGACGACCCGCCGGCCATCATCAGCGCCGGCCGCAGCTTCCCGGTCGACATTCGCCACCAGGACCGGCCGGCCGGCGAGCGCATCGAGGACGGCATGGTGCGCGCCATCATGGAAGCGCATCGCGGCGAAAGCGGCTCGATCCTCGCCTTCCTGCCCGGGCAGGCCGAGATCACCCGCACCGCCGAGCGGCTGGACGGCCGCTTCGGGCCGGAGACCACGGTGGTGCCGCTTTTCGGCAATCTCGGGCAGAAGGAGCAGGACGCCGCCATCCGCCCCGCCCCCGCCGGCACGCGCAAGATCGTGCTGGCGACGTCGATCGCCGAGACGTCCATCACCATCGACGGCGTGCGCATCGTCATCGACAGCGGCCTGCAACGCCTGCCGGTCTTCGAGGCGGCGACCGGAATCACCCGGCTGGAGACGGTGCGGGTGTCGCGCGCTTCCGCCGACCAGCGCGCCGGCCGCGCCGGGCGCACGGAGCCCGGCATCGCGATCCGCCTCTGGCATGCCGGCCAGACGGCGGCGCTGCCCGCCTTCACCCCGCCGCAGATCCTTTCCAGCGACCTCTCCTCCTTCCTGCTCGACCTTGCCCATTGGGGCGTCACCGATCCCGCCGATCTCAGGCTCGTCGACCAGCCGCCGGCAGCGGCCGTGGAGGAGGCGCGCAACCTCTTGCGCCTCCTCGGCGCGCTCGACGGGAGCGGCGCGCTGACGCCGGCGGGAAAACACATCCGCGAACTTGCCCTGCCGCCGCGGCTTGCGGCGATGATCCTGCATGCGGCCGACGACGGCGAACAGGCGGCCGCCGCGCGGCTGGCCGTGCTTCTGACCGAGCAGGGTCTGGGCGGCCCGTCGGTCGACATAGAGGAGCGCCTGCGGCGTTTCGCCGGCGAACGCGGCGAGCGGGCGGAGGCGGCGAGGCGGCTGGCGCAGCGCATGGCGGAAGGTTTCGGCCGGGCAAAGGCGGACGCGGCCAGCACGCCGGGCACCCTGCTGCTGCATGCCTTTCCGGACCGCGTCGCCCTGCAGCGCGGCGGCCGGGGGCGATTCGTCATGGCGAACGGGCGCGGCGGCGAGCTGCCGGAAACCGAGCGCCTGGCCGGCGCGGAGATGATCGTCGTCGCCGACCTCACGGGGCAGGCCGGGCGCCAGCGCATCCTCGCCGCCGCGCAGATCGACCGCGCGGCCGTGGAGGCAGAGCTGGCGGACAAGATCGTGCGCGAGGACCAGTGCGTCTTCGACAAAGCGAGCCGGCAGGTACGGGCGCGGCGGGTCGTGCGCCTCGGCGCGATGATCCTCGAGGAGACGCCGCTGCCCCGGCCGGCCGGGGCGAAGGCCGCGCAGGCGCTTGCCGACGGCGTGCGCCAGCTCGGCCTGCAGGTCCTGCCTTTCCTGCGCGAAGCGGCGCAGCTGCGCGACCGGCTCGGTTTTCTCCACCGTTCGATCGGCGAGCCCTGGCCGGATACGAGCGAGGCGGCCTTGCTGGCGCGGCTCGACGACTGGTTCGTTCCGTTCCAGGAGGCGACACGCGGCCTCGACGACATCAAGCCGGCCAGCCTTCAGGAGGGGCTGATGGCGCTGGTGCCCTACGAGGCGCAGCGCGATCTCGCCCGCCTCGCCCCCACCCATTTCGAGGCGCCGACCGGCCAGCGCCACCCGATCCGTTACGACGGCGACGAGCCAGTGCTGGAAATCCGCGTGCAGGAACTGTTCGGTCTTAAGCAGCACCCGGCCATTGCCGGCGGGCGGCTGCCGCTGCTGCTCGAGCTCCAGTCCCCCGCCCATCGCCTGATCCAGACGACGCGCGACCTGCCCGGCTTCTGGGCGGGCTCCTGGCGCGATGTCCGGGCGGACATGCGCGGGCGCTATCCGAAACACCCCTGGCCGGAAGATCCGGCCGCGGCGACACCGACGACGCGCGTCAAGCCGCGCGGCACATGA
- a CDS encoding L,D-transpeptidase, whose amino-acid sequence MRFRNALLLCGLAAAVTLAGCSSSSTSGPGEKVATNAIFTSDYGAVEDNGYALPAIPINRVNEKFHRQIVDYATKERPGTIIVNTPNRFLYYVLPGGKAVRYGIGVGKSGFAWQGEAYIAWKQEWPSWHPPKEMADRKPEVARYVKDGMGPGLKNPLGARALYLFNEKGQDTLFRLHGTPEWASIGTAASSGCIRLMNQDIIDLYKRVRPGTSARVVVQQ is encoded by the coding sequence ATGCGCTTCCGCAATGCCCTCCTTCTGTGCGGCCTCGCAGCGGCCGTCACGCTCGCCGGTTGCTCTTCTTCCTCCACGTCCGGTCCGGGCGAAAAGGTGGCGACGAATGCTATCTTCACATCGGATTATGGCGCTGTTGAGGACAATGGCTATGCCCTGCCGGCGATCCCGATCAACCGCGTGAACGAGAAGTTCCACCGCCAGATCGTCGATTACGCCACCAAGGAAAGGCCCGGCACGATCATCGTCAATACGCCGAACCGCTTCCTTTACTACGTGCTGCCCGGCGGCAAGGCCGTGCGCTACGGCATCGGCGTCGGCAAGTCGGGCTTTGCCTGGCAGGGCGAGGCCTATATCGCCTGGAAGCAGGAATGGCCGAGCTGGCACCCGCCGAAGGAAATGGCCGACCGCAAGCCGGAAGTCGCCCGCTACGTCAAGGACGGCATGGGCCCGGGTCTGAAGAACCCGCTCGGCGCACGCGCGCTCTACCTCTTCAACGAGAAGGGCCAGGACACGCTGTTCCGCCTGCACGGCACGCCGGAATGGGCGTCCATCGGCACGGCCGCGTCCTCGGGCTGCATCCGCCTGATGAACCAGGACATTATCGACCTCTACAAGCGCGTGCGCCCCGGCACGAGCGCCCGCGTCGTCGTCCAGCAGTAA